The genomic segment CATTCTGGatgagccacattattttctgcTAATTCTTACGAAGGAAGGTGTCCAACTTTgataattccatttttttgtttgttgtatgcGGTCACGAAAAGGTGTACATACCTTCGGTTGCGGCTGACGAGCCTATTCAAAGAATGGCTTTTATGTTTCCATCCACGTTTGTTATTTCTATGAGGGTTTGTGATCTACTGCGGAGGGGGGCCCATTAGACTAATGacttctctctcctctctctgcgTCATTGGCAGTGTACTTCTTCTACTGAGCGTCGCCTGTCACGAAGGATGAATATGGACTTGAGAATGCGGATGCGATGGATGAGAGGCAAGagcgtccaaaaaaaaaaaaaaaaaaagcaatctgcAATCCTCCCCTTTTCACCATCCTGTCTTCACACATCCTGGCAGCTTACACTTGtctctgctgctttttttttttttcttcatccctTGCCTTGGTCGCCGTGCTCCTCACGCCTGTTTTCAGTTTAAACTCCGATTGGGTTCATCGCGGTTCATGTATTATTGAAGGAAGCGCAGCGGCAcgaagaaggaaaagaaaaggagagagaaaaaaacatttgtgcagAGTTAGCAATGCATACGGAAGCACGTTGTAGCATTTTATTCCGTGTCCTTTATATGCAGCTCAAGATGCACTCGTCCGCACTTGTACAACATGAGTAGTAAGGCGCGGTTGTTTTATGAGTCCAACTTATTTTCTTCCCTCATGTGCTTAATTGTCCTGGTATTTGGGGGACAAATTGCCTCCTGGTACGTGGACATTAAGATGCATGTCAAGGACACGGAATAAATTCTGTTGCCACCTTTAAATTGTTTCAGCTTTGCCAGATTGGAGGCAATAGTTTGTGATGGTAACAGTGCATCACGTGTTCCGTGCACCTTGATTTGTGGACAGAAGGTAGCAGCCGCAGGGAGACCATCTGCACGCTTGCGATCCTTTTGTACAGAAGAAGAGTGACAATTGTAATGGGTGAGGTCAAAGTTGAGCATTTGATCACAATTCTGCAGTTGTACTTAAAAAGGCATGCGTTCTCCGAGTTGTTTCACTCAGCAAAGTATTTTTTAATCCAACAAAAGGTCCtttcatatatcttttttttttcttaaaataagttaccggtaattaaattaatcaattgatttttttctccagattaaAATAATTGGATCATTGATCtattgtaaaataataaatgaaacaatataagtcaagacatttttttaaacattacatGCACATTACTGTTAAAAGATTTGGGGGTCACAATCAAGACCAGAGCTCACCAAGAGGCCACATGGTGACTTCATGGGTACCCCTCAGGACTGCCCTAAAAATAGCCCAACAGTGACTTGCATCAATTTCTTGTCTTGctactcaaaaaaaataatacaattaatacatttgggaaatgagattttttttatttgtacaaaaTCAAGTTCAGCATTGTAGCTCATAGCGTTCGTGGAGTCATGCTcgaaaatgtgttatttcagaagtgtagATACAATTTTGAAATAATCAGTAACCCATATGAAATTCTATTAAAGTCTTAACgtggctgggaaaaaaaacagacagaaatGAACTGAGTGACAACCAAATCTTTGCGTAGTAGTGTACGTTTTACTTTTTCTGAAAAATCATCGATATTTCAATCACCAGACAGTCTATTTTGAATAAAGtagttttttcttgaaatgttatACACGGTTAAATTACTAATATTTTACATGCGCATTTGGACTTGTTCCACCTCGTACGTGGGCGCAAAAGCTAGCCCACATCCTGATTTAGCTGCTCTGTCACTGTACGCGCTAGTGCAAAGTCTGCCAAAGGTGAGCTTCGTTTCCTATTTGCATGGCAAAAACGGTCACcgtaaagggttttttttttggtccaaataACGCTCTTTCGGTTGTCGTCGGCAGGCATTAAACATCATCCGATCCGCTAACTATTCACCAGTGCCAAACCGGGACGACTTTCAACTGTTAACGTCATGTAGCATAGACCACTAACAGGCATCTGACACGTTTGGCTCGGTCTTTCgggatattttttgttgttaaaatagAGTGAAGATGCTCAGATTTTCTTCTAAGACTCGCGTGTGAGTGGatcacattaaaaacaacaacgacattCATTTCTGCACAGCTGCACTAACAATCAAATTATATTGAGAACCTGTATTATTTGTCAGTGTACACGTGCGATTTACATGAAAGGTGAAAATGTTTGCAAGAATAAGTGCATGCTCGTCGATTTTGCTGATGCTAATAAAAGAATCGAACAAAACTGTTCTCTGGACtgtgttacgttttttttttaaatctaagtaTGAATGCCATCCATTTTTCCTTACTTTCCCCGTGGCTAGTATGTCGCTGTGTGGGGGACACTCCCAACCTACTCACCCATCGTTGAAAATGACCAAGTGAATTTGGTTTCGGACTAAAAGTATGTAttttaaatcacaaaacaacccgacaaaaatgatattgtgaaaaaaaaacacgactggGACACACTCGCCCGTATAAAGTGGCTTGAATCGGCGTTAGCGTTTTATAAATAGCTTCAGCTAGCACGATGGCCGCTAGCATTAACAGATGACTTCCAGCAGCAGCGGGACCACGTAATACAGCAACACGGACAGGAACGCAAAGTGGCGCTTCAACGCATGATTATTATTTCTAATAGTAGGCGGACAACAGTAttgactgtatttttattatttattgctattattttattattattttactcggttacaattttctttccaggttatttttttcttcaaggtaaatttaaagttgagttttgaCACTGaattttcgtgttttttttttttaaataaagagttcaatatcagtcaaaaataatcttgataattattccccccacccctaatTGCCCAGATAAGAagcatatttttgaatgtgtgAGGAAGCTGGAGAACCTGAATAACACTCCCACCTaaaaccggggagaacatacaaaaacTTAAGCCAAGATTCAAAAACTATCACAAAGAAAGGCAAAAAAGTGCACGGGTTTTCCCCATTCAAACCAATTTGAAAACCATTTTAGGTTGAAACAAATCCACAATTTATGTTGTAACATTCCACATTAGTAATCACCAGTGACATTCCAGGTTGGAGCGAATATCATTGATGATTGCTGACGGAACTGGTCTTCAATGAAATTATTGTTGCTCGAACAAAACCAGTCAACATAATGTCTTGTGTTTGTAGAAAATACAGCAAATAACCCGTTTGAATTCAGATTTAAATAAATCAGAGTTCCTATTTGATGACCTGGTAGAAGAACACCACAGTGATGCCCAAGAATGACAACACCCACCAGTAGCCATCTGTAGAAAGACAAACAATGTCGATCGCATCGTCATGATGCCTTACTTTGTTCAGGGTGCTCCTTTTATGACCGAGTCGGTACCTTCTTCCAGGTGTTCCACCAGCACACTGAGGGAAACAGGAACATCCAGAGCCACGTGGGACACCCTGCAGGTAATTCGGGTCCCGGGGACCACGTTGGGGGGCACGACGAGATGGGACGATAGCGAGTACGTGCCGTCGCCATGCGTCCGGTGGCTGGAAAGCGAGCCCTGATCGGCGAAGATGGCGGGCTCCTCGTCCGTCGGCGACTGTGACAGCCACTCCACCTGAAGGAGAACATAGCATGTCAAACGCTGATGCAGATGTTCGACAGAGGAGCCCTGACGTACTAATGTCCCAActtatgattttcttttttcgatGAAGTGCCAGTGCTTGTTCGATTTGTCACTTTTATGTTGCAAGCTAAACTAACTCACTTAAACTATAGTAAACACTGGAATAACACTTGAACATacccttagtttttttttttgctctctatgTTACAGTCTCTCATTATATTCCCCCGTTGTTGTTTGCCCTGTTCGTGTTCctacgccatctagtggtggatATTAGTAGGAAGCAATTGTAAGGTAAAAGGGTGCCGCCCGATATAAATTAACATGTGCATTGGCCAAGAGGCACTCCGACAGACacctactttgtgagctctgcacaaTGAAATGAAGATAATGCCAAAGAATCgctaactatccatccattttctgatccgcttgtcTTCACATGTTGGAGCCAATCACATTTGccttttgggcagtaggcgggggaaaccctgaactggttgccagccaaccgaaGCCAGAGACAACCAACCattcgcatgtttttggaatgtggggggtgggtgtgggggggggggaaccggagtacccggagaaaagccacgcaggcccggggcgaacatgcaaatgccacacaggaaggccggagcccgaaTCGAAGCCTGCAtttctgcaccgtgaggcgggCTGGCTAACCTGTCAGTCGCCATGCCGCCCTAgtcgccatttaaaaaaaaaaaatgtagttgtggtgatttggggtggggggggctttaaTGAATTAATGGCACTTATAAGGGGAAAATTAATGAGATTAAATTAcggtaaattattatttttaattatttttatatataataataattattaggcggcccggtagtccagtggttagcacgttggcttcacagtgcagaggtaccgggttcgattccggctccggcctccctgtgtggagtttgcatgttctccccgggcctgcgtgggttttctccgggtgctccggtttcctcccacattccaaaaacatgcgtggcaggctgattggacgctctaaattgtccctaggtgtgagtgcggatgggtgttcgtttctgtgtgccctgcgattggctggcaaccgattcagggtgtcccccgcctactgcccaaagacagctgggataggctccagcacccaccgcgaccctagtgaggatcaagcggccttgaagatgaatgaatgaatgaataataattattaatactaataattaatgtaaaaatataaataacatgAGAGTAAATTGagcatggtcacagaacaaatttaaCCGGGAAGTCAAGGTACACCCCaagcagcaccccccccccccctccctgctgCATTGACTCACCTGAACATCCAGAGGGTAGTATTGACTACAATGACATCTTAGTGTCTGTGGTGTATTTCCCTTTAAAATGAGCTTTTCCTCCGAGAATGAAACACTTGGTGCTTCTGCAAAGAAGAGCAAGCGGcatgtatgtacacacacaattCGCACGAAGTGTACAAATCTCTGCGTCCATTCACACAACAGATGAATGTTGTCTGTCGATGCGGTCATGGAAGCGAGGTGACGTTTGGGTGAAACTCACGAACAACCTGAAGATTGACCACCTGCTGGCCATGGTAAGGTCCGATAGTGACGGAGCAGATGTAGGCGCCCTCATCTGTAACCTGAATGTTGTTCAGGGTCACAGAAGCGTTGCCCTCGCTCACAACCTGGGCGCCATCCATACTTGAGTCCTTGCTCCAGTGTCGCACTGGAAACGGAAAATACAGTCGCACCCTTCTCAACACTGCGCCATTCACTTCAGTCGACGGGGTGGACGGCGGGGCGCGCTTACCCGTTGCGCCTCCTTCCGGATCGTTCAGCCTCGTCGCCGTCGTGATGATGATCTGCCCTCGTCCCCGATGTTGTTGGCGCCACTCGATGTGCACTTCCTCATCGGGCGACATGTCCTGATGCCTGAAGCCGCAATTGAGGAGGCCGGCGCCTCTCACGGGTGCCGACAGAGACTTGACAGTGGAAAAGACCAGAAATAACACTGAGGAGACAGAACGCAAGACAGAGGGCAGAGATTTAAAACTAAACTCAAATTGCACCGAGCAGTTCACAC from the Hippocampus zosterae strain Florida chromosome 5, ASM2543408v3, whole genome shotgun sequence genome contains:
- the tapbpl gene encoding tapasin-related protein: MLVTRILLCAFFTTCVCASGVADVVLSCEFIEDSAGPHDNFARSPATLILREVFVGSLESLEALTPFVPPSNPDPHVILFESKVSSLKIPDIHILLHADCNEREVMCEISRFAPHGMKESSGSDHFLVSIEVEGGAFGTLLILRAVPQADDQTSRMHHELGLPLSQTGTMLTEVLFLVFSTVKSLSAPVRGAGLLNCGFRHQDMSPDEEVHIEWRQQHRGRGQIIITTATRLNDPEGGATVRHWSKDSSMDGAQVVSEGNASVTLNNIQVTDEGAYICSVTIGPYHGQQVVNLQVVQAPSVSFSEEKLILKGNTPQTLRCHCSQYYPLDVQVEWLSQSPTDEEPAIFADQGSLSSHRTHGDGTYSLSSHLVVPPNVVPGTRITCRVSHVALDVPVSLSVLVEHLEEDGYWWVLSFLGITVVFFYQVIK